CGGCACGCACCGGCGCGACGGTGCTTTTCAGCTTCGCCGAGCGCCTGCCCCATGGGGAGGGTTTCCGCATCCACGTCATCCCGGCGCCCGACGGCATCGACAGCACCGATCTGAAGATCGCCTGCACGGCGCTCAATCGCGGCGTGGAGCAGTGCGTGGAACGGGCTTTCCCGCAGTACCAGTGGCATTACAAGCGCTACACGGCCCACGACCGCGCCGATCCCTACAAGACGATCAACCCGTTCGAGGGAGGCGGTTGAGGAAGACGGTCATTTCCTTTTCGGCCTGCTTGTCGCCGCGTCGCGACGCGGCCTCGATACCCTTGCGCCAGGCCTCCGCCGCGCCGGCCTCGTCGTCTTTCGCCAGCAGCGACTTGCCCAGCAGCTTCCACGCGGCCGAGTAGGTCTCGTCGAACCCGAGCGCTTCGCGGAAGGCCGTCGCGGCACCGGCGTAATCGCCGTCGCCCAGCAGCGCGTTGCCGATGGAGAAGCGCAGCAGCGCCCCGTCGCGGGGACCGCCGACCTGCGTGCGCAGGCGCTCGACGAGGGGATTGCTCATCGCATCGCCGTCCGCGTGCGCCAGTATTCCTGCGGAAAGAGCAGCGTGGGCTGCGCAGGCTCGGCCGGTACGCGCCCCGATTGCAGGGCGTTGAGCGTCGGCGCGTCCCAGATCATCAGCCAGCCCGTGCGCGAGGGCTGGATCAGTCGTGCGAAGCGGAAGGCCTCGGCCGGCGGATGCCTGGCATAGGAGACGATCAGTCCGTCGGGATGGTGCGTGGCGAAGTCGTCGAGCGAATCGCCGTCGTGAACCACGTCGTCGTCGTCGTCGTCGGGCGCGGGGGCCATGCCGGGAAGGACGTTGATCCTCGCGATGGGATGCATCAACCGGCCGGCGAAATGGTACTGGCCGTTGTATTCCGTGCCGAGGTTGCCGATGGGCCGTCCGGCGGCGTCGGCCTGGCCGAGGAAGGCCGAAGCGGGGGCGAGGTCGTAGCGATACCACAGGCCCATGGTGAACAGCGCATTGAGCGCCACGGTCCCGATCAGGCCGGCGAAGGCCAGGCGGCGCATCTCGCCGCGTCCCCGCAGGAGCAGCAGCGCGCCGAGTACGACGAAGATCACCGCGAAGAAGCGCGCGTAGGGCGCCATGCCCGTGAGCCAGATGTTGTCGGCGAAGCGCGTGGGCACCACGGCGGGCATCGCGAAGAGGGCGATGGCCAGGAGAAAGGCGCCCAGCGAGAGCGGCCACGTGCCTAGCGCGTAATGCGTCGCCAGGCCCTTGTGGCGCTCGCGCAGGTCGGCCACGCAGGCGGCCACCAGCATCGTCACGCCGGCCAGTTCCGGCAGCAGGTAATACAGCTGCTTGCCGCCGATGAGCGAAAAGGTGAGCAGCGCGGGCAGCAGCCAGGCCACGAGGAAACGCAATCCCGTCTCGAGCGGCTGGCGCATCAGCGCGACGAAGAGCGGCACGAAGACCAGCACCGCCAGTGCCTTGCCGACGATGGAGGGCAGCGACGGCACCGCGGCCGACGCCAGCAACAGCACCAGCGCGACGACGGTCACGCCCACCGCCACGCCGGTGCCCGGGCGCCACGGCTTGCGCAGCAGGGCCACGGGCAAGGCCACGATGCCGCGCAGCCAGCCGCTGAGCGGGAAGACGATCACCGGCAGGAACACGAGGTAGTACCAGGCGGGGCGCGCATGGCTCTGCAGCCCCTGCGTGTGCTTCTCGACCACGCGGCCGGCGGTCTGCGTGAAGAACAGGCGCTGGCGATAGGCTTCGCCGCCCGACTCGCCCGCGGGTATCGCCCAGGCCAGCAGGATGGCGAATCCCGCGAGCAGGGCGAGGATGCCGTAGCCGTACCAGCGAGCCTTGTTCTGCCGCGCCCAGTCGTTCCACAACGGACCGAAGAGCAGCGGAAACAGCACGTGCACCGCCATCACCGGTCCCTTGGTGAGCAGGCCCGCGCCCACCAGCAGGGCGAACAGCCACCAGCGCGGCTGCGCCCGGGTGACCGTCGGGACCAGGCAGAGCAGGGCGCCCAGCACCCAGACCACGAGGAGCACCTCGTACATGATCTGCAGGCCGAACAGGAACGCATACGACAGGGCCGTGAGCAGCCACGGCGTGGCCTTGGCCACCCACGGACGACCCGGGAACAGACGGCTGGCGAGCACCGAGGCCAGTACCAGCTGCGTGCCGCCGAAGATCACCTCGAGCACGCGCGGCCACACGTCGCTCACGCCGAACACGGCCCAGCCCGCGTGGATCAGCCAGAACAGCAACGGCACCTTTTCGCTGTACGGTTCGCCGTTGATGTGCGGCACGAGCCAGTGGCCGTGCGCCCACATCTCCCAGGCGACGGCGAGCGTGCGCGTGGAGAACATCGGCATCGGGCCGTGCGAGAAGATGGCCAGCAAGGCCATCGCCGCCCACAGCGGCAGCCAAGGCCACAGGGCGCGAAGGTGTTCCGAGCGGGTATAGGCGCTGATGGACAAGGGCGTCGTCACCGTTGAAGGAGCGTGGATTCTAAACGCATGGGCCCGGCAAAGGCTGACTTACTCCTACCCCTGGGGAAGTCGCGACGACGTCTAGGGCCCTGGCTCAGGCCGGGCCCCAGTAGCCGATCCGTCGCCGGATCTTCAGTTTGCGCCAGAGGTTGAGCGGCTTGCGGCGCCGATTACGCGCCCCTTCGGCGATGAAGGCATCGATCGCGTCGAGCACGCGCTCGCTCGACCGGCCGTCGCGGTAGGGGTGGATGGCGTTGGCGTAGTCGTCGATGGCCTGCATGAGTTCGGGCGGGCGCGACAGCGCGCGCTCGATGGCGGGCTCGAACTGTTCCGGATCGTCGATGTCGATCAGCTGCGGGCCCGGGCGGCGATTCTTGAACGTCACCACCGGCTTGCCCGTGAGCAGGAACTCGTTGAGCGCCGACGAGGTGTCCGAGCACATCATGTCGGCTTCGCCGAACAGTTCCAGGATGTTGTCGTTTTCGGCAAAGCGCAGGTAGTCGTTCTGGAGCGCCTTGAATTTCGCCGTGGTTTCCGGGTTCATCTTCGGGTGGAAGGTGACCACGAAACGGTAGCGGCCGTCGCGCGAGAGTTCCTTCACCTTGTCGTAGAGGATCTCGGCGGCGCTCCACGAGGGCGAGAACGTGGAGTGGTAGAGGATCACCGGCGGGCGCTTCACCGGGGGCAGCGGACGGCGGCCGATCTCGCCCATGTAGGGGTCGAGCTTCGGCCAGCCGGTTTCCTTCACGGCGAAATGGCCGAGCTTCGCGGCGATCTCGCCGAAGGCCTGGGTGTCGCGCGGGCCGGTGGTGCA
This window of the Luteibacter aegosomatis genome carries:
- a CDS encoding ArnT family glycosyltransferase, encoding MSISAYTRSEHLRALWPWLPLWAAMALLAIFSHGPMPMFSTRTLAVAWEMWAHGHWLVPHINGEPYSEKVPLLFWLIHAGWAVFGVSDVWPRVLEVIFGGTQLVLASVLASRLFPGRPWVAKATPWLLTALSYAFLFGLQIMYEVLLVVWVLGALLCLVPTVTRAQPRWWLFALLVGAGLLTKGPVMAVHVLFPLLFGPLWNDWARQNKARWYGYGILALLAGFAILLAWAIPAGESGGEAYRQRLFFTQTAGRVVEKHTQGLQSHARPAWYYLVFLPVIVFPLSGWLRGIVALPVALLRKPWRPGTGVAVGVTVVALVLLLASAAVPSLPSIVGKALAVLVFVPLFVALMRQPLETGLRFLVAWLLPALLTFSLIGGKQLYYLLPELAGVTMLVAACVADLRERHKGLATHYALGTWPLSLGAFLLAIALFAMPAVVPTRFADNIWLTGMAPYARFFAVIFVVLGALLLLRGRGEMRRLAFAGLIGTVALNALFTMGLWYRYDLAPASAFLGQADAAGRPIGNLGTEYNGQYHFAGRLMHPIARINVLPGMAPAPDDDDDDVVHDGDSLDDFATHHPDGLIVSYARHPPAEAFRFARLIQPSRTGWLMIWDAPTLNALQSGRVPAEPAQPTLLFPQEYWRTRTAMR
- a CDS encoding CDP-glycerol glycerophosphotransferase family protein; translated protein: MKKHYLLYGSERYALAILRPLQKAIRERGHEAAWFFDGPGGEDLVEGETWLRTTEEVRSYDPIAVVTSSNAVPHFFPGVKVETFHGFDAGKPRHIYIRGFFDLYCTTGPRDTQAFGEIAAKLGHFAVKETGWPKLDPYMGEIGRRPLPPVKRPPVILYHSTFSPSWSAAEILYDKVKELSRDGRYRFVVTFHPKMNPETTAKFKALQNDYLRFAENDNILELFGEADMMCSDTSSALNEFLLTGKPVVTFKNRRPGPQLIDIDDPEQFEPAIERALSRPPELMQAIDDYANAIHPYRDGRSSERVLDAIDAFIAEGARNRRRKPLNLWRKLKIRRRIGYWGPA